The DNA window tgtttgcaGTTTAAACAAAGATGCCTGAGGGAATAACAGCAGAAGGTCTTTTGGACAACATCATGGAACAATTTGCAGATAATGTACCAAAACAGAAATCAGTATCGTTCTTTGAGGAAGACAAATCAGACTCTGTTAGTTCCCAGTTCAATAGATTGTTTGGGCGCCAGAAAACAATTCACAATATCTTTGGGGGTGGAAAATGttagtttcattttgttttgtcTTGAAAAGAGTTTGTTTTAGTTGCATATTTAATTATGGGCTTAACACTGGCAGCTGCTGATGTGCTTTTGTGGAGGAATAAGAAGATTTCTGTAGGTGTGTtggccagtgctacagccatctGGATTCTCTTTGAATGGCTAAACTACAATTTTCTTTCTCTTGTCTGCTTTGGCTTGGGACTTGGCATGCTTGCACAGTTTGTTTGGTCAAATGCTTCTGGATTAATGAGCAGGtagttttttgttttctttttccatCTTAATATTCAATTCTTTGGATGATTAATTAGGAGTTAAGATCATTGATTTTCCATGGAAACAGGTCTCAATCTAGGGTTCCTCGACTTGTTCTACCTCAAGAGCTATTTGTCAATATTGCAACATCAGTTGGCCATGAGGTGAACAAGGCTCTCGGGTTTCTTCAGGATGTTGCAGTTGGAGGAAACATGAAACTGTTTCTTGGGGTATGCATCTTTATATTTGTAGAGAATTTTTAGAATGTGTGATTCAATTGATAAAATGTCAAATTTGTTGTTATGGCTGAATGAGAGATCATACTTTAGAAATGACAAATGAAATTGTAGCTGAATTATGATGTCAAATTCTTTAGAAACAGATACATTTTCGTTTggtaagaaaaacaaaattctgTTTTTCCAAAAGGGGCACATTCAAAATCTTTAGATTACTGTTTTCCTCCATGTAGGCATTGCATGATTTTGAGGTGGTTCTTCACAATCACATGTCAAGTTATGGATTCTTGTCATTTGAATGATCTTAACTTGTCTATCCATGACTGATTGAAAGATAAAATTGTATTGTCTTCTATTTGATTAAGCTTTTGTTTCCTGGAATTCATCCAGGCTGTGTCGAGCTTATGGTTTGCTGCTATTATCAGCAGCTGGTGCAATTTCTTGACACTGGTTTATATTGGTGAGAAATCTGAATTTGTATTGGTATCATTCtgtattaaataaacttatttgttTTGACACGGGGATTTTGTGTTGGTGTTGAAGGGTTTGTTGCGGCACATACGTTTCCAGTAATATATGAGAAGTATGATGATCAGATTGATGACTTTGTGTACAACGCGTTGGACCATCTTCGCAATAACTACAAGAAGCTAGATACTGGTGTTCGTAGCCGTATCCCAAAAGGACAATTCAAGGGGAAGAAGCATGAATGAATAGATATTATTGATGGTCATAGTAGTAGTAGTGGTTGATGTTTGTATTCATCTGCAAAGATTGTGTTGCTATTATTGAAGTCAAGCATTTTGTAGTTTTGAAAGATGCAatgttgttttaatttaaagaatCACTCTTTATTTACTTAATGAATTAGAAATAACTTTGAATGTGGATTACATGCTGCTTAGTGGTCTTGTTATGAatgaatcaaacaaacaaacatgtcATTTGAACAAGTCTTTCAATTCCCTCATTTTAGTGGTCAAAACTAATAGTCCAAATTCCCAACCAACCAACCGCTTGTCTTAATACCCTGTTTACAACGGCattgttttatatgattttttcaaACCCGTCTCTTTCTCAGAAAAGCACTCAACGAACATGAAGCTGGTCTTACTCCCCTTACAATGAGGTAGATGGTCTAAAGAAAAGAATTTTATCCTTCAAATATTCTCATCActcaaattctttatttctttagaTCCAAGGACTTTGTCAAATATAGGGTTTGTTCAAAAtcgtattttttaaataatttggattatttaaaatgtatcgATGGATTATGACGTATCAtgagaaaaagtaaaatatttgttttggtaaaaagatttaaaaggtattaatatataatgataaaataaaaaattataattcaaatatattatatattagtattttaattaatgaattatggATGAATAAGAGTAGAgagtgaaataatgtttgattatattggtTATTTCAACGGCTAGTCTaacaaatttacaaaatttaaaattataatagagaaaatcaaatcattttaaattttcttgAGTGTGACTCAAAATACGAACTCGTTCGCATTTCATAACGATGAGTGAATAAATAAAGCAAAGCGAACAAACCAATCAAACGGTATTAGAATAATGTCTATCAAATATTCTGAGCGACGGTTAAAATAACGTCGAAAAAGTTATATCAGGTGATAATtgatcatctatatatattgtTGAAAGAATAATATACTcgtataattaagaaattatacaTATAAGATATAAGAGTACTTTAAAATGATAGATGAATTCCaataattcttattaaataaaatataaacaaatttatatctaataacttaatttcttttaatgcTAAAATGAGGATAACACATACtcgagaaaaaaatattaagacaaTTAACGGATATCAGCATCAAAACGACTCATTAAAAATTGtgagaattatttgaattaaaaatttaagaCGAAAAATTCGATCTGACTAAACAATATACTTGACCAAACAACTTCAAACTTCAAGTCAAATCTAAATGGTTTAAAAAAACAAGACACTTTCATAATAGGGACTGAGATGAAAATgacttttataactttaaatttgttattattatattaagaagAAATTGCTTAGGCTATTTCTTTCAACCTAGCCAATTTCAAAATAAGAAATAGATGAAATTATCATTCTTAAATAAGTCCTCACATTTGTATTGGCTATACATATCTCCTATCCATGATTCAATTGTTCATTGGCTATgataatttgtaataaatactttttaaacAGGATTATCAAATTgaatccaaaataaaatataatagaatgAAAAAAACAGCTGAATTGAAATTCCTAGTATGTCAATGTCACTCGTTTTGCCTAAGAATGGGGCTTTTGACTTGTACagtattattctattttatttattttcattataataataatctatcATTGACTTTAAAACAGAAAAATAACACCTAACTTCAATGTTCAAGTAGTAGATGTCgaaactagaaaaaaaaatcaatttgacAAAGTTCTataaagaaaaggaaaatataAACTATTCAACTTATTTTTGGTACTTCAAAGTTAGGtggtttattaattaaatattttaatttacatatCACTTgatcaaaaattattaaattattattacaaagtTAGAAGAAttataacaacaaaaaaattaaaaatatcaatgaaAACGCGTAAAGGATCAatcttttcttttatcattgtgTGTTCATATGAAAATCAACCCGAACCCGTTCTTCAATTCAAACATAACCCAAATTCAATGCACTAAAAACTCAGTCTTTGACTTCCTCTTCTTCCAATTGGACTcgtttcactttctctctcttctctcaaGAATTGGAAAAGCCACCATTGGAGGAGCATTTGTCTTCCTTGTTCAACGTTTCTGTTCTTATAATACGTTTTTAAGGTTTAGCTTCCGACCAGTTCTGACATTTAAGGATTTCAGTTTCTgggttttaatttgttttcttataatCTTCACTTTTTTGCTCGATTTCaggaaaacaaacaaaaaaaatcatttctttcttcctctccAAGTAAGAATCTCCGATGGTTTCCAACCTTTTTGGGCATATCATACTCTTTCTCTTCCTCACCGGAGCATTAGGAGTCGCCGGCAGAGCTTATACCcaaaaatcaaacatctccCATCTCGCCGGAATCCAAATTCCAGATAATATCAGTTTCAATGCCGTCTCTACTTCAGCCAATTCAGGCTGTGGCCTAGCAGAATCGAAGCAACCCAACTCCGAATCTAGtctagatgaagaagatgatgatgggtTTCCTTCAAATCCCCAAGCTCCGGCAGTGAAACTCCAGATGAACCGCCGCCGGCAGAACCCAGAAATGAAAGACTCTGTTTTTGAGTCAACATCTAGAGACATAGTCAGAATTCAGAGACTAC is part of the Impatiens glandulifera chromosome 1, dImpGla2.1, whole genome shotgun sequence genome and encodes:
- the LOC124920111 gene encoding reticulon-like protein B8, yielding MPEGITAEGLLDNIMEQFADNVPKQKSVSFFEEDKSDSVSSQFNRLFGRQKTIHNIFGGGKSADVLLWRNKKISVGVLASATAIWILFEWLNYNFLSLVCFGLGLGMLAQFVWSNASGLMSRSQSRVPRLVLPQELFVNIATSVGHEVNKALGFLQDVAVGGNMKLFLGAVSSLWFAAIISSWCNFLTLVYIGFVAAHTFPVIYEKYDDQIDDFVYNALDHLRNNYKKLDTGVRSRIPKGQFKGKKHE